In Flavobacterium sp. WV_118_3, one DNA window encodes the following:
- a CDS encoding transporter, with the protein MIKHFKLKIAGLLLFSTSVHYAQFTDEINSNRPGKSHGAFSVGKTVIQAEAGTYYINDKHKYLGYKSSGFGGELSLRYGAILEQLEFIGDIQYQFDNYKTDYSETSRSGIKQALIGAKYLVYDPFKNYEDKVNIYSWKANHRFKWRQFIPAVGVYAGANFALSDNYKIPDEPSISPRVMLITQNHFGAQWVLVGNFIADKFISDYKSYGYILTLTRGINAKWSAFLENQGYQSDYYSDMIFRGGAAYLLQKNMQIDASIGANIKDTPALIVGGIGFSWRFDKNYKPVEIKSGKEEKGKKGGKKEEKKKRVDEVQPE; encoded by the coding sequence ATGATAAAGCATTTTAAACTCAAGATAGCAGGTTTGCTTCTATTTTCCACTTCCGTACATTACGCCCAGTTTACCGACGAGATCAACTCGAATCGTCCGGGTAAATCCCACGGCGCCTTTTCGGTTGGAAAAACGGTAATTCAGGCCGAAGCCGGCACCTACTACATTAACGACAAACACAAATACTTAGGGTATAAATCGTCTGGTTTTGGGGGCGAATTGAGCTTGCGTTATGGTGCGATTCTGGAGCAATTGGAATTTATCGGTGACATTCAATATCAATTTGACAACTACAAAACCGATTATTCCGAAACGAGTCGTTCGGGAATCAAACAAGCTTTAATCGGTGCCAAATACCTGGTTTACGATCCCTTTAAAAATTATGAAGACAAAGTAAACATCTATAGTTGGAAAGCCAATCACCGTTTTAAATGGCGTCAGTTTATTCCGGCCGTGGGTGTGTATGCCGGAGCGAATTTTGCCTTATCCGACAATTATAAAATACCGGACGAACCGTCTATTAGTCCGCGAGTGATGTTAATTACCCAAAACCATTTTGGTGCCCAATGGGTGTTGGTTGGAAACTTTATTGCCGACAAGTTTATTTCCGATTATAAGAGTTATGGCTATATTCTAACGTTAACACGCGGAATCAACGCCAAATGGTCGGCTTTTTTGGAAAACCAGGGTTATCAGAGTGATTACTATTCCGATATGATTTTTAGAGGTGGTGCGGCTTATTTACTTCAGAAAAACATGCAGATCGATGCTTCCATCGGGGCAAACATCAAAGACACACCGGCTTTAATCGTAGGCGGAATCGGATTTTCATGGCGTTTTGATAAAAACTACAAACCGGTAGAAATCAAAAGCGGAAAAGAAGAAAAAGGTAAAAAAGGCGGTAAAAAAGAAGAGAAGAAAAAACGTGTTGACGAAGTGCAACCCGAATAG
- a CDS encoding M28 family peptidase translates to MKNLTKSVMLSLVAALWGTATQAQTFIQEYADVANQASQTGIVTNLTEFENFGLKYRGTVNQANTLQWLKNKYLSYGYTASELSEDTFSYSGSTCKNLIVTKMGTVYPNTYVIVCGHYDTAVGSGTNDNGSGVVTILEIARLLQNIPTEYSIKFINFSGEEDGLLGSTHYVTSVVNGTTPKMDIKLVFNIDEIGSVAGIVNDKIVCERDLFAPTSNNAASDVVTRELMACTELYSPLKAELSYAYGSDYMPFQENGEVITGFFEHYYSPHAHTTQDLLVNLDTTYVYHVAKAAIGATLHFAKATIATSETENANKDFNVSFFPNPVKDRLTINKGKLTVNDYSFTIVDIHGNRLLKQQFVNAELLETIDISKLNSGIYMAVLETDGHRITKKIVIE, encoded by the coding sequence ATGAAAAACTTAACTAAAAGCGTAATGCTTTCTTTAGTCGCGGCCTTATGGGGTACGGCGACTCAGGCGCAAACCTTTATACAGGAGTACGCCGATGTTGCAAATCAGGCGTCACAAACCGGAATTGTAACGAATCTGACGGAATTTGAAAATTTCGGTCTGAAATACCGGGGCACCGTAAACCAGGCCAATACTTTACAATGGCTTAAAAACAAATACCTGAGTTATGGGTATACTGCGAGTGAATTATCGGAAGATACCTTTAGCTATTCGGGTTCGACGTGTAAAAATTTAATTGTGACTAAAATGGGTACGGTTTATCCAAATACCTACGTAATTGTTTGCGGACATTATGATACGGCCGTTGGGAGTGGTACCAACGATAACGGTAGTGGTGTAGTTACCATTCTTGAAATCGCCCGGTTATTGCAAAATATCCCAACGGAATATTCGATCAAATTTATCAATTTTAGTGGGGAAGAAGACGGACTATTGGGAAGTACGCATTATGTGACGTCAGTGGTTAACGGAACAACGCCTAAGATGGATATTAAGTTGGTCTTTAATATTGACGAAATCGGAAGTGTCGCTGGAATTGTAAATGATAAGATTGTTTGCGAACGCGACCTTTTTGCACCAACTTCAAATAATGCGGCTTCCGATGTGGTTACAAGAGAATTGATGGCCTGTACGGAGCTTTATTCGCCTTTAAAAGCAGAATTGTCGTATGCATATGGATCGGATTATATGCCATTTCAGGAAAACGGAGAAGTGATCACCGGATTTTTCGAACATTATTATTCTCCTCATGCCCATACTACACAGGATCTACTGGTTAATCTGGATACCACATATGTGTATCATGTGGCGAAAGCGGCCATCGGTGCAACACTTCACTTTGCCAAAGCGACTATTGCGACTTCAGAAACAGAAAATGCCAATAAGGATTTTAATGTAAGCTTTTTTCCGAATCCGGTTAAAGATCGCTTAACAATCAATAAAGGAAAACTAACGGTCAATGATTATTCCTTTACAATTGTGGATATTCATGGAAACCGGCTACTGAAACAACAATTTGTTAATGCTGAGTTATTGGAAACAATCGATATTTCGAAATTAAACAGCGGAATCTATATGGCGGTTCTGGAGACAGACGGACATCGTATCACAAAAAAAATTGTGATTGAATAA
- a CDS encoding YfhO family protein: MKNLSKFYPHVLAVLGFVLISLLYFHPVLQGKKVFQSDIAQYIGMAKEQNDFRKTTGEEPYWTDSAFGGMPTYQLGANYPNNFIKQLDSVIRFLPRPADYLFLYFLGFYILLRVFRVDSLKAFFGALAFGFSTYLIIILGVGHNAKAHAIAYMPMVVAGVILVFRKRYLTGGILTMVAAALEINANHFQMTYYLLLFLLVIGIYFLVQYIKNKEYKDLGIIAATFAVAGILSIGVNATNLMATSEYAKYSTRSDSELTFNPDGSKKESSNAMTYEYITEYSYGIGESFNLIAPRLFGGSNHENVGVNSPMYEFISNQGASPEQAKDFVSSVPTYWGAQPIVAAPAYIGAIVFFLAVLALFIDNRKIKYAFLAGALMSLFLSWGKYFPALTNFFIDYVPMYNKFRAVSSIQVILELCMPVLAVLGLQSFFKAEEKERWNALWKSGATALGVVVVLLFAKGMFDFTGGSDSMYLKAYGEMGPPFIDALKEQRAAMYVSDLMRSGVLILLAAAILWLFSKNKLSQVTAVVLVGVLMVGDLFFVDKNYVNSDSFVSARQADVPFQATPADEQILKDTTHYRVFEVEGNMSSARTSYFHSSIGGYHAAKPRKMQQLFDYQIAKNNIGVLNMLNVKYIIQKDDQGQDIPLKNAEANGNAWFVSEVKKVDTPDAEMKALDKLDTKKTAVLNQKEFAGVVKENSFVTDSTATIKLTQYEPNYLKYTSNNPNKGLAVFSEVYYPKGWKATIDGKEVPHFAVNYVLRAMEVPAGKHTIEFKFEPEVIKKGSMISLISFIAMVALIVAGIYFDKKKKQQIPS; encoded by the coding sequence ATGAAAAACCTTTCTAAATTTTATCCTCATGTACTGGCAGTACTAGGCTTTGTACTGATCTCTTTATTGTATTTTCATCCTGTATTGCAAGGGAAAAAAGTGTTCCAGTCCGATATTGCACAATATATCGGTATGGCAAAAGAACAAAATGATTTTAGAAAAACAACCGGCGAAGAGCCGTATTGGACCGATAGTGCTTTTGGTGGAATGCCAACCTATCAGTTGGGAGCCAATTATCCTAATAATTTTATCAAACAACTGGATTCGGTAATCCGTTTTCTGCCGCGTCCAGCCGATTATCTGTTTCTGTATTTCCTTGGATTTTATATCCTTTTACGCGTATTTCGTGTCGATAGCCTGAAAGCCTTTTTCGGCGCTTTGGCGTTTGGTTTTTCAACCTATCTGATCATCATTCTTGGCGTCGGACATAATGCAAAAGCTCATGCCATCGCGTACATGCCGATGGTCGTGGCCGGAGTGATTCTGGTATTCCGGAAACGCTATCTGACTGGAGGAATACTCACAATGGTTGCCGCTGCCCTGGAAATCAATGCGAATCACTTCCAGATGACGTATTATTTGTTACTATTCCTATTGGTAATCGGAATTTACTTTCTGGTTCAGTATATCAAAAATAAAGAATACAAAGATCTTGGCATTATTGCCGCTACGTTTGCGGTTGCCGGAATTTTGAGTATTGGTGTGAATGCCACGAACTTAATGGCTACTTCTGAATATGCCAAATACAGTACCCGAAGTGATAGTGAACTGACTTTTAATCCGGATGGTTCTAAAAAAGAAAGCAGCAATGCGATGACCTACGAGTATATCACCGAATACAGTTATGGTATTGGCGAGAGTTTTAACCTGATTGCACCGCGTTTGTTTGGTGGTTCCAATCACGAAAATGTAGGTGTAAATTCACCGATGTATGAGTTTATTTCCAATCAAGGGGCTTCTCCGGAACAGGCAAAAGATTTTGTGTCGAGTGTGCCAACCTATTGGGGAGCGCAGCCTATTGTAGCCGCACCAGCCTATATCGGAGCAATTGTTTTCTTCCTGGCAGTATTAGCTTTGTTTATTGATAACCGAAAAATTAAATATGCCTTTTTGGCCGGAGCATTGATGTCGTTGTTCTTGTCGTGGGGGAAATATTTCCCGGCACTAACGAATTTCTTTATCGATTATGTGCCGATGTATAATAAATTCCGCGCCGTATCGTCAATTCAGGTAATTCTGGAATTGTGTATGCCGGTTCTGGCGGTTTTAGGATTGCAGTCTTTCTTTAAAGCCGAAGAAAAAGAACGTTGGAATGCCCTATGGAAATCGGGTGCTACGGCATTGGGTGTGGTAGTGGTATTGTTGTTTGCCAAAGGAATGTTCGACTTTACCGGCGGTAGTGACAGTATGTATTTAAAAGCTTACGGCGAAATGGGACCTCCGTTTATCGACGCTTTAAAAGAACAACGAGCAGCGATGTATGTATCCGATTTAATGCGTTCCGGCGTATTGATTTTGTTGGCGGCTGCTATTTTATGGCTGTTTTCTAAAAACAAATTATCACAGGTAACGGCTGTTGTTTTGGTAGGCGTACTAATGGTTGGTGATTTATTCTTTGTGGATAAAAATTATGTAAACAGCGATAGTTTTGTATCGGCACGTCAGGCAGATGTTCCGTTTCAAGCGACTCCGGCCGACGAACAGATTCTAAAAGACACCACGCACTACCGTGTGTTTGAAGTCGAAGGAAACATGTCGAGCGCCAGAACGTCCTATTTCCATAGTTCGATTGGCGGTTATCACGCGGCCAAACCCAGAAAAATGCAACAACTTTTCGACTATCAGATTGCGAAAAACAACATCGGTGTGTTAAACATGCTGAATGTAAAATATATCATCCAAAAAGACGACCAGGGTCAGGATATTCCACTCAAAAATGCGGAAGCGAATGGAAATGCCTGGTTTGTGAGCGAAGTGAAAAAAGTGGATACGCCCGATGCCGAAATGAAGGCATTGGATAAATTGGATACGAAAAAAACAGCCGTGTTGAATCAGAAAGAATTTGCCGGTGTGGTAAAAGAAAATTCATTCGTAACCGATTCGACAGCGACCATCAAATTGACACAATACGAACCAAACTATCTGAAATATACGTCCAATAATCCGAATAAAGGATTGGCGGTGTTCTCGGAAGTGTATTATCCGAAAGGATGGAAAGCAACAATCGATGGTAAGGAAGTACCTCATTTTGCCGTAAATTATGTATTGCGTGCGATGGAAGTTCCGGCCGGAAAACATACAATTGAATTCAAATTCGAACCGGAAGTCATCAAAAAAGGAAGTATGATTTCATTGATCAGTTTTATCGCGATGGTAGCGTTAATCGTGGCCGGTATTTATTTTGACAAGAAAAAGAAACAGCAGATCCCGTCGTAG
- a CDS encoding M28 family peptidase, with translation MKNLTKSLMISLLATVYGNTTQAQTFIQSYANVVNQASQSGILTNLTEFENLGVKYRGTLAQANTLQWLKNKYLSYGYTASQLSEDVFTYSGATCKNLIVTKIGTVYPNTYVIVCGHYDTITGTGTNDNGSGVSTILEVARLLQNIPTEYSIKFINFSGEEDGLRGSQHYVSSIVNGTTPKMSIKLVFNIDEVGGVAGMLNNTITCERDTGNPSANNAASNTITTELIKCTQLYSPLQTKLSYAYASDYMPFQSNGEIITGFFESNETAHAHTTQDLLVNMDPVYVYNVAKAATGATLHFAKATTTANLGTDAFEKDFNVSFFPNPVKNYLTINKGKLEVNEYVFTLVDLNGKQVLQQNVTNAKLLESVDISKLSKGIYMGILEAGEYRISKKIVIE, from the coding sequence ATGAAAAACTTAACTAAAAGTTTAATGATTTCATTGCTGGCGACTGTATATGGGAATACAACCCAAGCCCAAACCTTTATACAGTCCTATGCTAATGTTGTCAATCAGGCTTCACAATCCGGAATTCTGACGAATCTGACGGAGTTTGAAAATCTGGGCGTCAAGTACCGTGGAACATTGGCACAAGCCAATACGCTGCAATGGCTCAAAAATAAATACCTGAGCTACGGATATACGGCAAGCCAACTGTCGGAAGACGTTTTTACGTATTCGGGTGCGACGTGTAAAAACCTGATCGTCACGAAAATCGGAACGGTTTATCCGAACACCTATGTGATTGTTTGCGGGCATTACGATACAATCACCGGAACCGGAACCAACGACAACGGTAGCGGCGTATCAACTATATTGGAAGTCGCCCGACTGTTACAAAATATCCCGACCGAATATTCGATTAAGTTTATCAATTTCAGTGGCGAAGAAGACGGATTACGAGGAAGTCAGCATTATGTGAGTTCTATTGTGAACGGAACCACGCCAAAAATGAGTATCAAACTCGTATTTAATATCGATGAAGTGGGAGGAGTAGCCGGAATGCTCAATAATACGATTACCTGTGAAAGGGATACCGGAAATCCTTCAGCAAATAATGCGGCATCCAATACGATTACTACTGAGTTGATCAAATGTACGCAGCTGTATTCACCTTTACAGACCAAATTGTCCTATGCCTATGCGTCCGATTATATGCCTTTCCAGTCGAACGGGGAAATTATTACCGGTTTTTTTGAAAGCAACGAAACAGCACATGCACATACCACTCAGGATTTGCTGGTGAATATGGATCCGGTATATGTCTATAACGTGGCTAAAGCGGCTACCGGGGCTACGCTGCATTTTGCCAAAGCAACCACTACGGCAAATTTAGGAACTGATGCCTTTGAAAAAGATTTTAATGTAAGTTTTTTTCCGAATCCCGTTAAAAACTATTTAACAATCAATAAAGGGAAACTGGAAGTAAACGAGTATGTTTTTACTTTGGTGGATCTTAACGGAAAACAGGTGTTGCAACAAAATGTTACTAATGCCAAACTGTTGGAATCGGTTGATATCAGTAAGCTAAGCAAAGGAATCTATATGGGTATACTCGAAGCCGGAGAATATCGTATTTCGAAAAAAATAGTAATTGAATAA
- a CDS encoding polysaccharide biosynthesis C-terminal domain-containing protein, whose translation MGIVINQSIKNTIITYIGFAIGAANTLFMYPKFLGETYYGLTGYLLSSANIIMPLMAFGVHNTLIKYFTHYKTEKEKEEFLTLVLFLPFLLIIPMMLFGTFGYSAIASFLSRKNPIIYEYVWQIPVIGLCMGYFEIFYAWVKVHMQSVFGSFIKEIALRIFITVFLFLVYFKWITPEAFVNFLMLIYLAVMLLMLFYAFKIKPIVFRFKLPHNTRAVLVYSSFIILSGSIANMLLDVDKNMIGQYIAIENIAYYSVAIFIATVISVPSRAMHQITYPITAKLMTENKHDELNELYKKTSISLQVVGGLVFLGILVNVKELYTLLPANYSGGIFVVFVIGLSKYFDLLLGNNNAIIFNSKYYRAVLFLGLLLVFLTVSLNMYFIPRLGIEGAAIATLISITLYSVAKLLFVVVRMKLFPFSKKTLYSFAISLGCFFAFYYWDFPFHAVIGILLKSTLISAVYLYLNYSFKISEDINLVMDKVLKMVRLKR comes from the coding sequence ATGGGAATTGTTATTAATCAATCCATAAAAAACACCATTATTACCTATATCGGTTTTGCAATCGGTGCGGCGAATACGTTGTTTATGTATCCGAAGTTCCTGGGTGAAACCTATTACGGGTTAACGGGCTATTTGTTATCGTCGGCCAATATCATTATGCCTTTGATGGCGTTTGGCGTACATAACACCCTGATCAAATATTTTACCCATTATAAAACGGAAAAGGAAAAAGAAGAATTCCTGACATTGGTGTTGTTTCTTCCTTTCTTATTGATCATTCCGATGATGCTGTTCGGGACTTTTGGCTATTCGGCTATAGCTTCCTTTTTATCCCGAAAAAATCCCATCATTTATGAATATGTCTGGCAAATTCCGGTTATCGGATTGTGTATGGGCTATTTCGAGATTTTTTATGCCTGGGTGAAAGTGCATATGCAATCGGTTTTCGGAAGTTTTATAAAAGAAATCGCACTTCGTATTTTTATTACCGTTTTCCTGTTTTTGGTTTATTTTAAATGGATAACACCTGAGGCTTTTGTAAACTTCCTGATGCTGATTTACCTGGCGGTGATGTTGCTCATGCTGTTTTATGCTTTCAAAATCAAACCGATCGTATTCCGGTTTAAATTGCCACACAATACCCGCGCCGTATTGGTGTATTCGTCGTTTATTATCCTGTCGGGTAGTATTGCAAATATGTTATTGGACGTCGACAAAAACATGATTGGTCAATATATCGCGATTGAGAATATTGCCTATTATTCGGTGGCCATTTTTATTGCGACGGTTATTTCGGTTCCCAGTCGGGCGATGCACCAGATTACCTATCCCATTACGGCCAAATTAATGACCGAAAATAAACACGACGAACTAAACGAACTCTATAAAAAGACGTCGATTTCCTTACAGGTTGTGGGCGGATTGGTGTTTTTGGGAATTTTGGTGAATGTAAAAGAATTGTATACGCTCTTGCCGGCCAATTATAGCGGAGGGATTTTTGTGGTTTTTGTGATTGGACTTTCCAAATATTTCGATTTACTTTTAGGAAATAACAATGCCATTATTTTTAATTCCAAATATTACCGGGCGGTTTTATTTTTGGGATTGCTGTTGGTTTTCCTCACCGTAAGTCTGAATATGTATTTTATTCCGCGGTTGGGAATCGAAGGAGCGGCCATTGCTACACTGATTTCAATTACGCTTTATAGTGTGGCGAAATTACTTTTTGTAGTGGTTCGGATGAAGTTGTTTCCGTTTTCCAAAAAGACACTTTATTCCTTTGCCATCTCGCTGGGTTGCTTTTTTGCTTTTTATTACTGGGATTTCCCGTTTCATGCGGTGATCGGAATCCTGTTAAAATCTACATTGATTTCGGCCGTATACTTATATCTGAATTATAGCTTTAAAATTTCGGAAGATATTAATTTGGTCATGGATAAAGTTCTGAAGATGGTTCGGTTAAAACGATAA
- a CDS encoding glycosyltransferase family 4 protein produces the protein MIMKKVLIITYYWPPAGGPGVQRWLKFVKYLPEFGVEPIVYIPENPTYPLQDPKLLDEVPQGVTVLKKKITEPYAWASVFSKNKTKKISSGIIPNKKKQSFLEQLMLWTRGNLFIPDARVLWVKPSVAYLQRYIKENGIDTVITTGPPHSLHLIGMHLKEKTGIRWVADFRDPWTTIGYHKALKLSDYAAQKHKDLERKVMQEADFLLVTSQTTQKEFEAITSKPIHVITNGYDVENVSRLPLDKKFSLAHIGSFLSERNPRILWKALSELIKEEPGFKEHFELKLIGATSQDVLETIEEFRLSPYVNNLGYVSHQEAVQQQRSSQVLLLIEIDSEETKSIIPGKLFEYMVSERPILAIGPEDADFAGIIKQTNTGVFALYDNKDLVKETLLSYYRLYLTQNLKVYPVGLQQYSRRNLTKQLADLLK, from the coding sequence GTGATAATGAAGAAAGTACTGATTATAACCTATTATTGGCCTCCCGCCGGAGGACCCGGTGTACAGCGTTGGCTGAAGTTTGTCAAGTACTTGCCGGAATTCGGCGTGGAACCGATCGTGTATATTCCTGAAAATCCAACCTATCCGTTACAGGATCCTAAATTACTGGATGAAGTACCACAAGGGGTAACGGTATTAAAAAAGAAAATTACAGAACCGTATGCCTGGGCATCGGTGTTTTCAAAAAATAAAACCAAAAAAATAAGCTCCGGAATTATCCCGAACAAAAAAAAACAATCGTTCCTCGAACAACTGATGTTGTGGACCAGAGGGAATTTGTTTATTCCGGATGCACGGGTGTTATGGGTAAAACCTTCGGTAGCCTATTTGCAACGGTATATTAAAGAAAACGGAATCGATACGGTTATTACAACCGGCCCACCGCATAGTTTGCATCTTATCGGGATGCATTTAAAAGAGAAAACGGGTATTCGATGGGTAGCCGATTTTCGCGATCCGTGGACGACTATAGGATATCATAAAGCATTGAAATTATCGGACTATGCGGCTCAAAAGCACAAAGATCTGGAGCGTAAGGTGATGCAGGAAGCCGATTTTCTATTGGTAACAAGTCAGACGACACAAAAAGAGTTTGAGGCAATTACGTCCAAACCGATTCATGTGATCACAAACGGTTATGACGTTGAAAATGTAAGCCGACTGCCATTGGATAAGAAGTTTTCATTGGCGCATATCGGTTCCTTTTTGTCCGAACGTAATCCGCGGATTTTATGGAAAGCACTTAGTGAACTGATCAAAGAAGAGCCGGGTTTTAAAGAGCATTTCGAATTAAAGTTAATCGGTGCAACCAGTCAGGATGTACTCGAAACGATCGAGGAGTTCCGACTTTCGCCTTATGTGAATAACCTTGGCTATGTTTCCCATCAGGAAGCCGTACAACAGCAACGAAGTTCGCAGGTATTATTGCTGATTGAAATTGATTCGGAAGAAACCAAAAGTATTATCCCTGGAAAATTGTTCGAATATATGGTTTCCGAGCGACCGATTCTGGCAATTGGCCCGGAAGATGCCGATTTTGCCGGAATCATAAAACAAACCAATACGGGTGTTTTTGCCTTATACGATAATAAAGATTTGGTAAAAGAGACGTTATTGTCGTATTACAGACTTTATCTGACGCAAAACCTAAAAGTATATCCGGTAGGCTTACAACAATACAGCCGTAGGAATCTAACCAAACAACTGGCCGATTTATTGAAATAG
- a CDS encoding GNAT family N-acetyltransferase translates to MITVKEALTQKEMTDFVTFPFQLYKNNPYWVPPLIKDELKSFNPKNDIFKSVTARYFLAYQDGKLAGRIAAIINWTEVNTLHKSKVRFGWFDVIDDIKVTKALLDKVIELGNEHKLEYMEGPVGFSNMDKAGMLTEGFDQIATMIGLYNHAYYPEHLKTLGFTIEAEWLEYKIDAKQVDLGKIEPLSRIIEQRYAVKSLNFKSTKDIIPYVDEMFGLLNKTYAELQSFVPIEQFQIDHYKEKYISFIHPDFITCVTDKDGKMIAFGITMPSFSKAFQKANGKLFPFGFLHLLRAMKKNDHAEFYLIGVDPEYQNKGVTALILKRMYEVFTKRGILTVETNPQLEENKKIQQLWKNFSPIIHKRRKTFRKDL, encoded by the coding sequence ATGATTACAGTAAAAGAAGCCCTCACTCAAAAGGAAATGACCGATTTCGTTACCTTTCCTTTTCAGTTATATAAAAACAATCCCTATTGGGTTCCTCCGTTGATCAAAGATGAACTAAAGAGTTTTAATCCCAAAAATGATATTTTTAAAAGCGTAACCGCTCGCTATTTTCTGGCGTATCAAGACGGAAAACTAGCCGGTCGGATTGCTGCGATTATCAACTGGACGGAAGTCAACACACTACACAAATCGAAAGTGCGCTTTGGCTGGTTTGATGTGATTGATGATATTAAAGTTACCAAAGCTTTACTGGATAAAGTGATCGAACTGGGTAACGAACACAAATTGGAGTATATGGAAGGCCCGGTGGGCTTTTCCAATATGGATAAAGCCGGAATGCTTACCGAAGGTTTTGATCAGATCGCAACAATGATCGGACTTTATAACCACGCTTATTATCCGGAACATTTAAAAACGTTGGGTTTTACCATAGAAGCGGAATGGCTGGAATATAAAATCGACGCCAAACAGGTTGACTTAGGTAAAATTGAGCCGTTGTCGCGTATTATCGAACAACGCTATGCCGTAAAAAGTCTGAATTTTAAATCGACAAAAGATATTATTCCGTATGTCGATGAGATGTTTGGACTTTTAAACAAAACCTACGCCGAATTACAGAGTTTTGTTCCGATCGAACAATTTCAAATTGATCATTATAAAGAAAAATACATCTCGTTTATCCATCCCGATTTTATCACCTGCGTAACCGATAAAGACGGCAAAATGATTGCCTTTGGTATTACAATGCCTTCGTTTTCCAAAGCGTTTCAGAAAGCCAATGGAAAACTCTTCCCATTTGGATTCCTGCATTTGTTACGCGCGATGAAAAAGAATGATCATGCTGAGTTTTATCTGATTGGTGTAGATCCGGAATATCAGAATAAAGGTGTAACTGCTCTGATTTTAAAGAGGATGTATGAAGTTTTTACCAAGCGTGGCATTCTAACCGTAGAAACCAATCCGCAATTGGAAGAAAACAAAAAGATACAACAACTCTGGAAGAATTTTAGTCCGATTATCCATAAAAGACGTAAAACATTCCGCAAGGATTTATAA
- a CDS encoding DUF4834 family protein has product MDTASFSGLVKTLLWIIVIYYALKFVMKLLAPYFLQQVVKKAEENFQQQQHYYNQQQSQQQQNTQSNFSSDKPKEKKKVGEYIDFEELE; this is encoded by the coding sequence ATGGATACGGCATCATTTAGCGGTCTTGTAAAAACGTTGTTGTGGATTATTGTAATTTACTATGCCCTGAAATTTGTAATGAAACTATTGGCACCTTACTTTTTACAGCAGGTGGTGAAAAAAGCAGAAGAAAATTTCCAGCAACAACAACACTATTATAACCAGCAACAATCGCAACAGCAACAAAATACACAATCCAACTTTTCGTCCGATAAACCAAAGGAAAAGAAAAAAGTTGGAGAATATATCGATTTCGAAGAATTAGAGTAG